From the Serratia nematodiphila DZ0503SBS1 genome, one window contains:
- a CDS encoding AraC family transcriptional regulator, which translates to MARQAMAIASGNGYTPSPVPRVKILYVDRHSPRQPVMYEPGIVIVFQGHKVGYCGNKKFQYDPRNYLLMTVPLPFECETFASPELPLVGLAVNIDTQMLQDLLIDIGDDDYLMQPRAESNGVNLAEMTEELLCATERLLDVMANPLDARVLGPQIVREILYYVLRGACGASLQELVNRHTHFSQIAKALRRIENQYADNLNVEQLASEVNMSVSAFHHNFKAVTNTSPLQYVKSYRLHKARLLMVHDGLKASTAAIRVGYESASQFSREFKRLFGMTPSDEVARLREANPLLLEG; encoded by the coding sequence ATGGCGCGCCAGGCGATGGCTATCGCCAGCGGCAACGGCTACACGCCGTCGCCGGTGCCGCGGGTGAAGATTTTGTATGTCGATCGCCACAGCCCGCGTCAGCCGGTGATGTATGAACCGGGGATCGTCATCGTTTTTCAGGGCCACAAGGTCGGTTATTGCGGCAATAAGAAGTTCCAATACGATCCGCGCAACTACCTGCTGATGACGGTGCCGCTGCCGTTTGAATGCGAAACCTTCGCCAGCCCGGAACTGCCGCTGGTTGGATTGGCGGTCAACATCGATACCCAAATGCTGCAGGACTTGCTGATCGACATCGGCGATGACGACTACCTGATGCAACCGCGGGCGGAGAGCAACGGGGTGAACCTGGCGGAAATGACGGAAGAGTTGCTGTGCGCCACCGAGCGTCTGCTGGACGTGATGGCCAATCCGCTCGATGCCCGGGTGCTGGGGCCGCAGATCGTACGGGAGATTCTCTATTATGTGCTGCGCGGCGCCTGCGGCGCGTCGCTGCAGGAGTTGGTGAATCGCCATACCCACTTCAGCCAGATCGCCAAGGCGCTGCGGCGCATAGAAAATCAGTATGCTGACAATCTCAACGTCGAGCAGTTGGCCAGCGAGGTCAACATGAGCGTCTCGGCGTTCCATCACAACTTCAAGGCGGTAACCAACACTTCGCCGCTGCAGTACGTGAAGTCGTACCGGCTGCATAAGGCGCGCCTGTTGATGGTGCATGACGGTCTGAAGGCCAGCACGGCGGCGATCCGCGTCGGCTACGAAAGCGCGTCGCAGTTCAGCCGCGAGTTCAAACGGCTGTTCGGCATGACGCCGAGCGATGAAGTCGCCCGGCTGCGCGAGGCCAACCCGCTGCTGCTGGAGGGCTGA
- the yqhD gene encoding alcohol dehydrogenase has translation MHNFILHTPTKILFGKEQIAEVASQIPADARILITYGGGSVKKNGVLDQVHSALAGRDVREFSGIEPNPTYETLMKAVEVVKAENIDFLLAVGGGSVVDGTKFIAAAARYTASSDAWHILQTVGSHIADAVPMGCVLTLPATGSESNSGAVITRKSSGDKQHFFSPLVQPRFAVLDPVVTYSLPPRQIANGVVDAFVHTLEQYLTYPVDAKVQDRFAEGLLLTLLEDGPRALAEPENYAVRANVMWSATMALNGLIGAGVPQDWATHMLGHELTAMHDLDHAQTLAIVLPALLHEKKAQKREKLLQYADRVWGLREGSEDSRIDGAIAATRAFFEQMGVPTRMADYQLDGSSIPALLDKLHQHGMTALGEHQDITLDVSRRIYEAAR, from the coding sequence ATGCACAACTTCATTTTGCATACCCCAACCAAAATCCTGTTCGGCAAGGAGCAAATTGCCGAAGTGGCCAGCCAAATCCCAGCGGACGCGCGCATCCTGATCACCTACGGTGGCGGCAGCGTGAAGAAAAACGGCGTGCTGGATCAGGTGCATAGCGCGCTGGCCGGCCGCGACGTGCGGGAGTTCTCCGGCATCGAGCCGAACCCGACCTACGAAACGCTGATGAAAGCGGTCGAGGTGGTGAAAGCGGAAAACATCGATTTCCTGCTGGCGGTCGGTGGCGGTTCGGTGGTTGACGGCACCAAGTTCATCGCCGCCGCCGCCCGTTATACCGCCAGCAGCGACGCCTGGCACATTCTGCAGACCGTCGGCAGCCACATCGCCGACGCGGTGCCGATGGGCTGCGTGCTGACGCTGCCGGCCACCGGCTCCGAGTCCAACAGCGGCGCGGTGATCACCCGCAAAAGCAGCGGCGACAAGCAGCACTTCTTCTCACCGCTGGTGCAGCCGCGCTTCGCCGTGCTGGATCCGGTGGTGACCTACTCGCTGCCGCCGCGCCAGATCGCCAACGGCGTGGTCGACGCCTTCGTGCATACCCTGGAGCAGTATCTGACCTATCCGGTCGACGCCAAAGTGCAGGATCGCTTCGCCGAAGGCCTGCTGTTGACCCTGCTGGAAGACGGCCCGCGCGCGCTGGCCGAGCCGGAGAACTATGCGGTGCGCGCCAACGTGATGTGGAGCGCCACCATGGCGCTGAACGGCCTGATCGGCGCAGGCGTGCCGCAGGACTGGGCGACCCACATGCTGGGCCATGAGCTGACCGCCATGCACGATCTCGACCACGCGCAAACGCTGGCCATCGTGCTGCCGGCGCTGCTGCACGAGAAGAAAGCGCAGAAGCGCGAAAAACTGCTGCAGTATGCTGACCGCGTCTGGGGCCTGCGCGAAGGCAGCGAAGACAGCCGCATCGACGGCGCCATCGCCGCCACCCGCGCCTTCTTCGAGCAGATGGGCGTGCCGACCCGCATGGCGGATTATCAGCTCGACGGCAGCAGCATTCCGGCGCTGCTCGACAAGCTGCATCAGCACGGCATGACCGCCCTGGGGGAGCATCAGGACATCACCCTGGACGTCAGCCGCCGCATTTATGAAGCGGCGCGTTAA